From a region of the Lactuca sativa cultivar Salinas chromosome 4, Lsat_Salinas_v11, whole genome shotgun sequence genome:
- the LOC111888221 gene encoding pescadillo homolog: MPKHYRPPGKKKEGNAARYITRSQAVKDLQVSLSVFRKLCIFKKVFPRDPKKKVKGNNHTYYHMKDILGLKHEPLLVKFREARTYEKKKKKAMSKKNKDLVERVSTRKPSYTLDRPILERYPTFIDALRDLDDGLTMVHLFAALPAIERENIQVERIHKCRGLSLEWQAYVSRTHKLRKAFISVKGIYYQAEVEGQKITWLTPHALQQVMPQDVDYKIMLTFLELYENLLGFVNFKLYNSINLKYPPILDPRLKASASDLYALTRYVENAANENEDDEETRACKTLFKDMTFFLSREVPRESLLFVITAFGGVVSWEGDGAPFEESNQSINYQIVDRPTQSHRFICRDYIQPQWVFDCINARIILPTQDYIVGKVLPPHLSPFVDNEAEGYVPEYAETIKRHQAAARKEILPMPGGEQDDLDNAQNLLAEGIIDRTKAKEAAERKRKMAMLQEEYHQELKKELEGTPTTPKESKKKKKNVDDEETEDDDQNLQQFADDNDMSKVAMSRKKRRLYEAMKISQERKKASVDTLKTRKKNIQNSKKTSSERS; the protein is encoded by the exons ATGCCTAAACATTACAGGCCTCCA gggaagaagaaggaagggaacGCCGCCAGATACATCACCAGGTCGCAAGCTGTTAAGGACCTGCAAGTCAGTCTTTCCGTGTTCAG GAAATTATGTATCTTCAAAAAAGTTTTTCCTCGAGACCCAAAGAAAAAAGTGAAGGGAAACAACCATACCTATTATCACATGAAAGATATTTTGGGTCTTAAACATGAGCCACTTCTTGTCAAGTTTCGTGAGGCTAGGACATatgagaaaaagaaaaagaaagcaaTGTCTAAGAAGAACAAAGATCTTGTTGAACGCGTGTCGACACGCAAGCCTTCTTACACACTTGATAGGCCTATCCTTGAGAG GTATCCAACATTCATTGATGCATTAAGAGATTTGGATGATGGACTCACCATGGTGCATCTTTTTGCTGCATTACCTGCTATAGAAAGGGAAAACATTCAAGTAGAAAGAATCCATAAATGTAGAGG GTTGAGTCTTGAGTGGCAAGCTTATGTCTCTCGCACACATAAATTGCGAAAGGCTTTCATATCTGTGAAAGGCATCTATTACCAG GCAGAGGTTGAAGGGCAAAAAATCACATGGTTGACTCCTCATGCACTACAACAAGTAATGCCTCAAGATGTAGATTACAAGATCATGCTTACATTCTTGGAATTATATGAG AATCTCCTCGGTTTTGTTAATTTCAAACTCTACAATTCGATTAATTTGAAATATCCACCTATCCTTGATCCTCGACTGAAAGCTTCAGCTTCAG ATTTATATGCTTTGACAAGGTATGTTGAAAATGCTGCTAATGagaatgaagatgatgaagaaacAAGAGCATGTAAAACCCTTTTCAAAGACATGACATTCTTCTTGAGTCGTGAG GTTCCAAGAGAATCATTGCTTTTTGTGATTACGGCATTTGGTGGTGTGGTTTCATGGGAGGGAGATGGAGCTCCATTTGAGGAATCTAACCAGAGCATTAATTATCAG ATTGTTGATAGGCCAACTCAAAGTCACCGGTTTATTTGCAGAGATTATATACAGCCACAATGGGTCTTTGATTGCATAAATGCACGAATTATACTACCAACCCAAGACTATATTGTTGGGAA GGTTCTTCCACCACATTTATCTCCATTTGTTGACAATGAAGCAGAAGGGTATGTACCCGAGTATGCAGAGACCATTAAAAGGCATCAAGCTGCTGCTAGAAAAGAGATCCTCCCAATGCCAGGTGGCGAACAAGATGATCTTGATAATGCCCAAAATCTACTTGCTGAAGGCATCATTGATCGCACTAAAGCCAAAGAAGCTGCTGAAAGAAAAAGAAAG ATGGCGATGCTTCAAGAGGAGTATCATCAGGAACTAAAAAAGGAACTGGAAGGGACACCCACTACACCTAAAGAgagcaagaagaagaaaaagaatgtTGATGATGAAGAAACGGAAGATGATGATCAAAATCTGCAGCAGTTTGCTGATGATAATGACATGTCAAAAGTTGCCATGTCACGTAAAAAGAGGAGACTTTATGAAGCCATGAAG ATTTCGCAAGAAAGGAAAAAGGCAAGTGTGGATACTCTCAAGACAAGGAAGAAAAATATTCAAAACTCCAAGAAAACATCATCTGAGCGAAGCTGA